A portion of the Parasteatoda tepidariorum isolate YZ-2023 chromosome 5, CAS_Ptep_4.0, whole genome shotgun sequence genome contains these proteins:
- the LOC107445966 gene encoding protein FAM43A-like, with product MEIISMTNPFTTSNMKNKWCKLWNKKSVTITEYDPIYKVTYLGNVITQWAKGDGCTDKPLATLWKNYCANVKHDITMKITVSNSGLKATTKEHGLTEYWSNRITYCAAPPHYPKVFCWVYRHEGRRMKQELRCHAVLCDKDDRAKLMAAQLNERLTQALQEFRREKFSRQKARLSLANSCYDNPTLPRRKLLLSTGSTNFRPPLERSKSAPKLTAIDEIEEEEEEDIIPYDDDFDDELFLSGSLTSEIESNSDIVPDDVDSLSDHYLSNSQESDFFDSNCCVDDMPNPRHRRTQFLKMIGETVDEEDNVSDESGYSEEKLSFKEDSLASYKM from the coding sequence ATGGAAATTATATCCATGACGAATCCCTTCACTACGAGCAACATGAAGAACAAGTGGTGCAAACTTTGGAATAAGAAATCTGTGACTATCACCGAATACGACCCCATCTATAAAGTGACTTATTTGGGGAACGTGATTACTCAGTGGGCCAAAGGGGACGGCTGCACGGACAAACCACTGGCCACCCTCTGGAAAAACTATTGTGCCAACGTCAAACACGACATTACCATGAAGATTACGGTTAGCAATTCCGGACTCAAAGCTACCACGAAAGAACACGGATTGACTGAATACTGGTCAAATAGAATAACCTACTGCGCGGCCCCTCCTCACTACCCTAAAGTCTTCTGCTGGGTGTACAGGCACGAGGGCCGCCGCATGAAACAGGAGCTCAGGTGCCACGCTGTTCTATGTGATAAAGACGACCGGGCCAAGTTAATGGCCGCACAGTTGAATGAGAGGCTGACGCAGGCCCTACAGGAGTTCCGGCGGGAGAAATTCAGCCGGCAGAAAGCGAGGCTGTCCCTCGCTAACTCCTGCTACGACAATCCCACACTTCCCCGCCGGAAGTTGCTCCTGAGCACAGGCTCCACCAACTTCAGACCTCCGTTGGAACGTTCGAAGAGTGCCCCCAAACTGACTGCCATCGACGAAATCGAagaggaagaagaagaagacatCATTCCGTACGACGACGATTTCGATGATGAGTTGTTCCTGAGCGGTTCCCTCACTTCCGAGATCGAATCGAATTCTGACATAGTGCCAGACGATGTGGATTCTCTTTCGGATCATTATCTATCGAACAGTCAGGAATCGGACTTTTTCGATTCGAACTGTTGTGTGGATGATATGCCCAATCCGAGACATCGGAGgactcagtttttaaaaatgatcggGGAGACTGTTGACGAGGAAGACAATGTCTCTGACGAGTCAGGTTATTCGGAGGAGAAGCTCTCGTTTAAAGAGGACAGTCTGGCCTCTTATAAAATGTGA